The stretch of DNA CAACCGCTACCATATTACTCGCGAAAGAGTACGGCAAATTCAGAATCAGGGGATAAAAAACCTGCACAAAGCAGCTAAAAAAATAAAAATCTACAGACAAATAGCCAAAAAAGTAGAAAAACAAGCAGGAATTCTCTCTCTTGAAACCGCTTATAAAATCTTTTTGCCCAAAAACGCTACTAAAAAAAGCAAAACATTTCTTTTTCTTTTCTTGGTAGCCAACCCCCATCTGCGTTATTTTAAAGAAACCTCTAAAAACAATCCGTTTTTTACTTTTAAAATCAGCCCTAAAAAAATTAAAAAAATCTTTCAGAGAACGCTTTCTTTATTCAAAAAAGAAAAACAAGCCTTAAAAATAAGTTTAGCAGCTAAAAAATTAAAAATAGAGACAAAGCAACTAAAGGAAGTGGCCAACATTCTTAAAGAAGTAGATATTAGAGAGGGAAAGATTGGTTTAACAAGTTTCCCAGAAATCAATCCTAAAACAACTGAAGCTAAAATTGACTTTATTTTTAAAAAGTACCAAAAACCTCTGCATTTTAGTAAAATAGCTTATCTAATCCGCAAAGAAAAGCTTTATTCCAAAAAACCAACTGAAGCTACAGTGCATAATGAGCTCATTAGACATAGGCATAAATATACATTAATAGGCAGGGGTATATATGCTTTAAAAGAGTGGGGATATACTGAAGGAACAGTTAAAGACATAATTGCGCAAATCATTAAAAAATCCAATCGCAAACTCAGCCGGGAAGAAGTAATTGCTGAAGTCTTAAAACAACGCCAAGTAAAAAGAAACACTATCCTTTTAAATTTAGCTGGCTTTAGAAAAGAACTCAAAGCTTAAAAACCATCTTTTTGCTTTTCTCCTCTTTGCTTTTGCGTATTTTCCTGATATCTTTATAAGAAATATGGATACAGCTTCAAGCTTTATTTTATTGTTAACTCTAACAGGAGTTTTTTTAGGATTATACTACTATCGCCAAAAGCAGAAACTAGCCTACACCAAAGAACAGTTAGATAAAGTGGAGTGGAGTCTTCTTTCTTTAGCAGTTCCCAAAGAAAATGAAAAAGGACCAGAAGCAGCTGAAAATATGTTTGCCGCTTTACACGGCATCTTTCAGGAAAACCTACCTGAAAATCTCCAATCCCAAATCAGCTTTGAAATAGTCTCTAAACCTCAAGCTATAAACTTCTATGTTGCTTGCCCTAAGTATTTAGTTGATTTTATTGAAAGCCAAGTTTATGCCCAATATCCCAGTGTAGAAATCAGAAAAGTAGAGGATTACATCCGTTTTGCTCCACAAACGCACTTTGCCGTAGGGGAACTCGCTACTACCAAAGAAGATATTCTACCGATCAAAACCTTTCCCAACTTTGAAGTAGATCCTTTGTCTTCACTAACTAGTATTCTCTCTAAAATCTCAGGAGACGAACAGATTTGGGTGCAGATTGTGGTACGACCCATAGCTGATGAATGGCAAAAAAAGAGCCTAAACTGGACCCAAAGCGTAAAGAATACAGGCCGCACTCCGGGATTAGCTTTAAGCACCAGCAGTGTTTTAAAAACATTAATCAATTTTCTTAAAGAACTGATACAAACAGCCAAAGGAGGCGAAACAGGTGGCGGTGAAGGAGGGGAAGTGCAAATTCCCGGCCCTTTGCAGGCAGCCATAGAAGGAGCAGAACAAAAAAGCACCAAACTGGGATATAAAACAAAAATTAGGTTAGTAGTTTTTGCTAATGACCCGCAGACAGCTCAGGGGAAACTGCAAAGTGCAGTTGGCTCTTTTAAGCAATTCAATACTCTTAATGCTAATGGTTTTGCCTTGGGTAAGGTAGTTATAGATGACCCACAGGCTTTAAATCAATACCAAAAAAGATATTTTCTTAATGACGGTTTTATCCTTAATGTAGAAGAACTAGCTTCTCTCTTTCATTTACCCAATGTCTCTGTAGAAACTCCGAAAATAGCCTGGTCTGGAGCTAAAAAAGGCGAACCGCCAAAAAATTTGCCTATTAAAAAGAAAAAAATCAACAAAGACTTAACTATTTTTGCTGCTACTGATTTTAGAGGCTCAAAAAAAGAGTTTGGCATTTTAAGAGAAGACCGCAGACACCATATGTACTTTATTGGTAAAACCGGGGTCGGCAAATCAACGGTTTTACACAATATGGCTATTTCTGACATTCAAAAAGGGGAAGGGTTAGCGGTTATTGATCCCCACGGTGAATTAGTAGAATCTCTGCTAGATTTTATCCCTAAAGAAAGAATAAAAGATGTTGTTTATTTTAATCCTGCTGATCAAGACTATCCTATTGCCTTTAATCTTTTAGAAAATGTAAAACCTGAATTAAAAACCATTGTTGCTTCTGGACTAGTAGGGATATTTAAGAAAATTTGGGCTGAATCTTGGGGACCGAGATTAGAGTATATACTCAGAAACGATATTTTAGCTCTTTTAGACTATCCTGATGCCACCCTTTTGGGAGTAACCAGAATTTTAGTAGATAAAGATTTTCGCCAAGAGGTAATAAAACACATCAAAGACCCGGTAATAAAAGAATTTTGGATATCTGAGTTTGAACAATACGACCAACGTTTCCGCACTGAAGCTATTGCTCCCATACAAAATAAAGTAGGTCAATTCTTGGCTTCACCCTTAATCCGCAATATTGTGGGGCAAAAAAGATCAACTTTGGATATAGGCGAAATCATGAACTCACGAAAAATACTTTTAATAAACCTATCCAAGGGCAAAATAGGGGAAGATGCCTCTGGCCTTTTGGGGGCAATGTTAATTACTAAGATTCAGATTGCCGCTTTAGAACGGGCTTCTATTAAACCGGAAAAAAGAAAAGATTTCTATCTCTACGTAGATGAATTCCAAAACTTTGCTACTGAGGCTTTTGCCACTATCCTTTCTGAGGCAAGAAAGTACCGCCTAAACCTCATTATGGCTAACCAG from bacterium encodes:
- a CDS encoding ATP-binding protein, encoding MFAALHGIFQENLPENLQSQISFEIVSKPQAINFYVACPKYLVDFIESQVYAQYPSVEIRKVEDYIRFAPQTHFAVGELATTKEDILPIKTFPNFEVDPLSSLTSILSKISGDEQIWVQIVVRPIADEWQKKSLNWTQSVKNTGRTPGLALSTSSVLKTLINFLKELIQTAKGGETGGGEGGEVQIPGPLQAAIEGAEQKSTKLGYKTKIRLVVFANDPQTAQGKLQSAVGSFKQFNTLNANGFALGKVVIDDPQALNQYQKRYFLNDGFILNVEELASLFHLPNVSVETPKIAWSGAKKGEPPKNLPIKKKKINKDLTIFAATDFRGSKKEFGILREDRRHHMYFIGKTGVGKSTVLHNMAISDIQKGEGLAVIDPHGELVESLLDFIPKERIKDVVYFNPADQDYPIAFNLLENVKPELKTIVASGLVGIFKKIWAESWGPRLEYILRNDILALLDYPDATLLGVTRILVDKDFRQEVIKHIKDPVIKEFWISEFEQYDQRFRTEAIAPIQNKVGQFLASPLIRNIVGQKRSTLDIGEIMNSRKILLINLSKGKIGEDASGLLGAMLITKIQIAALERASIKPEKRKDFYLYVDEFQNFATEAFATILSEARKYRLNLIMANQYIAQMEEQVRDSVFGNVGTLISFRVGPSDAPYLAKEFMPTFEETDLINLDKFHIYLKMSIKGITSPPFSAETLPPFDGKEGLAKEVIEHSRKIYAQPLVKVKKEIEDQAQSKIIEAFEDLVKPKKIKVGDKTFLVRKGTTGHYWYFPLNNSKREKPNKKKDNPTTQKESSPEPKKKKRVLKKLIQEALKEKEEPKKESKDNLNNSTLKKEKGEIEL